CTCCATGAATACGTAGTCCTTGTCTTTCCAGTAGTCACCCGCTTTGACCAATTTCTTTGGGGCATTTTTCTGTTTGTTTAACCCACCGGCGAAATCAAGTAGAGAGGGGGTGATGTCGATGTGGCTGATCATCGCCTCACTAACGACGCCACGGTTTTCTTCGTAGGGGTTGCGAACGACGAAGGGGACTCGAAGGCCACCTTCAAAGATGGTCGTCTTTGCTCCGGCGAAAGCCATACCGTGATCGGCGGTGAATACGATCATCGTTTTATCGTAGAGATCGTTTTCCTTAAGGATTTCAATCAGGCGTGCGACTCCCTGGTCGATGCGTGCGGTGCTCTGGTAGTATTGGGCAAGCTCGCTTCGCGATTCTCGTGTATCGGGCAGAAACGGTGGAATGATGACGTCGTCTGGGCCGTAGAATTTCTCATCTACTCCTGGGAAGGATCCGCGGTTGGGTTTATTGCCAAACAGGTTAGGTTTAAACTTACCGTCCCAGCTTTCATCATCTCCGCCGCCCCGGTGAGGGTCGGTCGTTGCGAAATAGAGGAAGAAAGGCTTTGAGTCATCGGCGGTAATGAAATCCTCAGAAGCATTGGCCATTTGGACCGCGTTGCGACCTTCACCCTTTAAGTAATGTTGGTAGTGGAAGACCTCTTCAGGCGCTACGTGGTATTTGCCAATTTGCGCGGTGCGGTAGCCTTCATTGGAAAGCACTCGTGGCAGTGAGAGACTCACTACGTTGCGGTAAGACTCAAATTTGTGGTAGTTGTGGGTGTGACCGTATTGGCCGTTGTGGTGATTATGTAGGCCGGACATAACAACCGAGCGGCTGGCCGAGCAACTGGCAGTCGTGGCGTATGCTCGTCTAAACATCGTGCCATCGGCCGCCAAACTATCAACCGCAGGCGAGTAAGCCGTCGTATCGCCGTAGCACCCGAGGGTTGGACTCTGATCGTCCGTAATGATGAAAATAATATTTCGCTCAGCTGATTGAGCGGAGAGTGCGAAATATAGGGTAAAGAATAAACTGAGGTATCTCATGGCTCCATCAAGAATTCACGAGGTCAACTGTTCAACTCCATATTTCAAATGGCTGATTGAATTGGGGCTTAGAATGGTGCAAGTTAGCTCGAGTGAAATTTGAGCATTACGCGATTAACGTAGCGGACGCAGCAGCTGTATCCCACTGGTATATTAAAAACTGCGGCTTAACAGCCCGTGTAGCGCTAGAAAAGGAGCCATTTACCCACTTCTTGGCAGATGATACCGGTCGCGTATTTATTGAGATCTATTCCAATCCTGCAGCTCCGTTCCCTGATTATTCGGAAATGAGCCATTTCCTTTACCATCTCGCTTTCGAAGTATCGGATGTGGAGGCTAAGAAGGAGCGCCTCATGGCTGCTGGATGTACCTTTGTCGAGGAGTTAGGCGACGGAGATAAGACCCGCCTTGTAATGCTTCGAGATCCTTTCGGAATCGCATTGCAGCTTTGT
This genomic stretch from Opitutia bacterium ISCC 52 harbors:
- a CDS encoding sulfatase yields the protein MRYLSLFFTLYFALSAQSAERNIIFIITDDQSPTLGCYGDTTAYSPAVDSLAADGTMFRRAYATTASCSASRSVVMSGLHNHHNGQYGHTHNYHKFESYRNVVSLSLPRVLSNEGYRTAQIGKYHVAPEEVFHYQHYLKGEGRNAVQMANASEDFITADDSKPFFLYFATTDPHRGGGDDESWDGKFKPNLFGNKPNRGSFPGVDEKFYGPDDVIIPPFLPDTRESRSELAQYYQSTARIDQGVARLIEILKENDLYDKTMIVFTADHGMAFAGAKTTIFEGGLRVPFVVRNPYEENRGVVSEAMISHIDITPSLLDFAGGLNKQKNAPKKLVKAGDYWKDKDYVFMENMGKNDYNSYHGKSWIGILGKPQANHWEVVFGSHTFHEIQMYYPMRSVNDGQYKLIWNIAAGLPYPFASDLWASSTWQAQLAKGPDTEYGMMTVDKYVNRPAWELYDISKLEYEDENLAENPKYAKVLERLQAKLKEYQEVMDDPWIIKWRYE
- a CDS encoding VOC family protein — protein: MKFEHYAINVADAAAVSHWYIKNCGLTARVALEKEPFTHFLADDTGRVFIEIYSNPAAPFPDYSEMSHFLYHLAFEVSDVEAKKERLMAAGCTFVEELGDGDKTRLVMLRDPFGIALQLCMREKKFS